The DNA segment CGCATAATTTAAATACAGGATTAATGCCCAAAAATGTCTAGTAAATAATACATTTATACCACTAAACTATTCTTTACTAGTATTTTTGAACTACTTTTAAATATAAAACATCGTGTTACAGCCGAGGGAAGAGGAAGTTATCATTGAGTTTCAATGTCATTTACTCTGATTAGAACAAAGTAACAGTACTATGATTAATAATCCTTTCGTTTTTTATAGATTCAACATATAGATCATTGATATTTTTTCAATCCAGTAATGTTGTGTTCAGAAAAACACGAGTTTTGTTACATAGCCATTAAAAATTTAACGATTCTTATGATAATTTCAAAAAAGAGCATCCTCTTTTAATGGACACTCGAAAAATTCGAATATATAACTTCATCGCTCTAAGTGAATCTACTTCATAATTCTGAGCCCTTGTTGCTCTGAGGATTACTCCAACCCAATCACCAAAAAAGCTTTACTCTGTAGAGCAACACTTTGAACACATATAAAAAATTCCTAAAGCTTGTAAATACCATTACCGCCATTGAAAATTCGTTCATTTCTAATTAATGAACTCTCAGAATACTACCTCCATTACGTTTAGCATCATACATAGCCATATCTGCTTCATTCACTAAGACTTTGAGAGGTTTTCCGTGCTCTACATAAGTCATTCCAACACTGACTGATATGAAAAATTGATGACCTTTAACATTTATGGGGTTTGACTTTATTTCACTTATGATTTGAAGTGCAGTTTCAATCGACTCTTTCATTCCCCTTGATGATACTGGTATACATCCAAAAGGACGTGTACTTATTTACATTTAGAGAACCCAATACAACAGCTGTACAAGTTGCTAAACGTTTCAACATTGCAGCATCAACAGCTCGTAACGTATTAAATGAGCTATCTGAATTAGCTTTAATTTTTAAAGACTCAAGCCAAAAACGCAATATCGAATACTTTAACTATGATGTATTAAATTTATTAAATTAGTCTATGTAATAAGATTTACAAATTAAAAATTTTAATCTATTGTGTAATCTAAGTTCACTAGCTTTTATAATTCTTTCTTATGTTACAGAGTGATATAAGAGTAGTTTCACCTTAAGAAATGACATGCATGATTTTAAACATAATTTTGCATATACAATCAAGGAACCTCTATAACTTAAAATATTGATATAACAATATATGTTTAAGTAAGTATTTTCTTTATTCTGATTCGAGAACTTCGCGACCAGATACGAACTTATGAGGACCAATATGACCATAACTATTGATCCTATGCCGATGAACGTTGCTAGTTGGCTCACATCTATCGTTTGAAAATCAACCTTCACTGGATATAAACGGTAAGTATATTCAGTGCCAAACAGCGCAGTGTAATGCATGACCGATATAGAGAGCCTCAACAAAGTGCCACTGAATAACTTGGTATGTATAGATAGGTTATCTTATTCTATGAAGTGAACGAAATTCTATTTATCATGGAGCTTGTCCAAGTCTCGCATTTGATGTCAATATGGGAAAGAGCTATATGGTCATTTATAACGCACTAA comes from the Paenisporosarcina antarctica genome and includes:
- a CDS encoding GGDEF domain-containing protein codes for the protein MKESIETALQIISEIKSNPINVKGHQFFISVSVGMTYVEHGKPLKVLVNEADMAMYDAKRNGGSILRVH